Proteins encoded within one genomic window of Rhododendron vialii isolate Sample 1 chromosome 1a, ASM3025357v1:
- the LOC131329708 gene encoding uncharacterized protein LOC131329708, with product MDDIWGDEGVSSGRVLQPDVGEEVRKTPRVEVLDMVAGGGLNVPLDSLEAIGVVSSEEEEMEEEEGEEGRSEDNNHDDDQEEEEEAEEGQVEFDQMEGGDGGESLVQNSSSLQDETNEGRLRSSRHWWREGNFMMARYPDGSVIVTLETKEKVTLQPSVLFAEAREEH from the exons ATGGACGATATCTGGGGGGATGAGGGGGTGTCTTCCGGGAGAGTGCTTCAACCCGATGTTGGGGAAGAGGTGAGAAAAACACCACGAGTGGAGGTCTTAGATATGGTGGCCGGAGGAGGTTTGAACGTGCCGTTGGATTCTTTGGAGGCGATAG GTGTGGTGTcgagtgaagaagaagaaatggaggaggaggaaggggaGGAAGGAAGGAGTGAGGATAATAACCATGATGATGAccaagaggaggaggaggaggctgaGGAGGGCCAGGTGGAGTTTGATCAAATGGAGGGAGGTGATGGCGGCGAGTCACTTGTGCAGAATTCGTCGAGCTTGCAGGATGAGACAAATGAGGGAAGGCTGCGCAGTAGTCGTCATTGGTGGAGAGAGGGTAACTTTATGATGGCACGCTATCCCGATGGGAGTGTCATTGTGACTTTGGAGACGAAGGAGAAGGTGACATTGCAGCCTAGTGTGTTGTTTGCTGAGGCCCGGGAGGAGCATTGA